One part of the Streptomyces lydicus genome encodes these proteins:
- a CDS encoding endonuclease/exonuclease/phosphatase family protein, whose protein sequence is MPSRRPLRRPVTVAAVAAAALAGGLLTATQSASAAGTRIHDIQGSTRISPLAGQQVSGVPGTVTAVRAFGSSRGFWVQDPHPDDDPATSEAVFVFTGKETPQVAVGDAVTVSGTVSEYYPGGKDAGLQSVTEITKATWQKVSAGNPLPAAFKLNAVSVPNRYAPAAGGKSIESLKLRPGSYALDRYESLEGMRVSVADAPVVGPTNAYHELWVTAEPQHNRTARGGALYRSYADPNGGRVKVASLIPFAERPFPVADVGSRLAGTTAGPLDYDNFGGYTLQATELGKLAGRGAAPEATRKQKSDELAVATYNVENLSPATPQAKFDRLATALVHHLSSPDVVALEEVQDDNGPTDDGTVTAGTTLKKLTDAIKAAGGPAYEWRQIDPVNDQDGGQPGGNIRTAFLFNPERVSFTDIKGGDATTPVKAVADHGRATLSVSPGRIAPTDPAWKTSRKPLVGQFSLRNRPGSRIFVIANHFNSKGGDQSLDSRFQPPARSSETQRTAQAGLVNGFVKELLAKDPKADVVVAGDLNDYQFSPALKDLTAGGVLTDLVGGLPRAERYGYVYNGNSQVLDHILTSRHLARPDYDIVHVNAEFADQASDHDPQVLRIRP, encoded by the coding sequence ATGCCGTCCCGTCGTCCGCTCCGCCGACCGGTCACCGTCGCCGCGGTGGCCGCCGCCGCCCTCGCCGGCGGGCTGCTGACCGCCACGCAGTCCGCCTCGGCGGCCGGCACCCGGATCCACGACATCCAGGGCAGCACTCGCATATCCCCGCTGGCCGGGCAGCAGGTCAGCGGGGTGCCCGGCACGGTCACCGCGGTCCGCGCGTTCGGCTCGTCGCGCGGCTTCTGGGTCCAGGACCCGCACCCGGACGACGACCCGGCCACCAGCGAGGCGGTCTTCGTCTTCACCGGCAAGGAGACCCCGCAGGTGGCCGTCGGTGACGCGGTCACCGTCTCCGGCACGGTCAGCGAGTACTACCCGGGCGGCAAGGACGCCGGGCTGCAGTCCGTCACCGAGATCACCAAGGCGACCTGGCAGAAGGTCTCCGCGGGCAACCCGCTGCCGGCCGCCTTCAAGCTCAACGCGGTCTCGGTGCCGAACCGGTACGCCCCCGCCGCGGGCGGCAAGAGCATCGAGTCGCTGAAGCTGCGCCCGGGCTCGTACGCGCTGGACCGCTACGAGTCGCTGGAGGGCATGCGGGTCTCGGTGGCGGACGCCCCGGTCGTCGGCCCGACCAACGCCTACCACGAGCTGTGGGTGACCGCCGAGCCGCAGCACAACCGGACGGCCCGCGGCGGCGCCCTCTACCGCTCCTACGCGGACCCGAACGGCGGCCGGGTCAAGGTGGCCTCCCTGATCCCCTTCGCCGAGCGGCCGTTCCCGGTGGCCGACGTCGGCAGCCGGCTGGCCGGCACCACCGCCGGACCGCTGGACTACGACAACTTCGGCGGCTACACCCTCCAGGCCACCGAGCTGGGCAAGCTGGCCGGCCGCGGCGCCGCCCCGGAGGCCACCCGCAAGCAGAAGTCCGACGAGCTGGCGGTGGCCACCTACAACGTCGAGAACCTCTCCCCCGCCACCCCGCAGGCCAAGTTCGACCGGCTCGCCACGGCGCTGGTGCACCACCTGTCCTCCCCCGACGTCGTCGCGCTGGAGGAGGTCCAGGACGACAACGGCCCCACCGACGACGGCACCGTCACCGCCGGCACCACCCTGAAGAAGCTCACCGACGCGATCAAGGCGGCCGGCGGCCCGGCGTACGAGTGGCGGCAGATCGACCCGGTCAACGACCAGGACGGCGGGCAGCCCGGCGGCAACATCCGGACCGCGTTCCTGTTCAACCCGGAGCGGGTGTCCTTCACCGACATCAAGGGCGGGGACGCCACCACCCCGGTGAAGGCGGTCGCCGACCACGGCAGGGCCACCCTGTCCGTGTCCCCGGGCCGGATCGCGCCCACCGACCCGGCCTGGAAGACCAGCCGCAAGCCCCTCGTCGGCCAGTTCTCGCTGCGGAACCGGCCGGGGAGCCGGATCTTCGTGATCGCCAACCACTTCAACTCCAAGGGCGGCGACCAGAGCCTGGACAGCCGGTTCCAGCCCCCGGCCCGGAGCTCGGAGACCCAGCGCACCGCGCAGGCCGGGCTGGTCAACGGGTTCGTGAAGGAGCTGCTGGCCAAGGACCCCAAGGCCGACGTGGTGGTGGCCGGGGACCTCAACGACTACCAGTTCTCGCCGGCCCTGAAGGACCTCACCGCCGGCGGGGTGCTCACCGACCTGGTCGGCGGGCTGCCGCGCGCCGAGCGGTACGGCTACGTCTACAACGGCAACTCGCAGGTGCTCGACCACATCCTCACCAGCCGCCACCTGGCCCGGCCGGACTACGACATCGTGCACGTCAACGCCGAGTTCGCCGACCAGGCCAGCGACCACGACCCGCAGGTGCTGCGGATCCGGCCCTGA
- a CDS encoding alkaline phosphatase PhoX, with protein sequence MPLTRRDFAKRSAFAGAGVALAGSVSVLATAPGALGEELPDPAADGTAASHGIGYGPLVPDPDGILALPAGFSYKIITHSGVTTLDSGESTPSNHDGTGAFAGHRGTTLLVNNHELKGPRANWPHPVPLTEGLVYDPAASGGCTVVEVAKDGTPVGERVGIAGTSTNCAGGTTPWGTWLTGEETEDRAGEHGMTKDHGYVFEVDPYDLRAGRDPRPVKALGRYAHEAVVVDPRRGHLYLTEDAAGPNGLFYRWTPPHGFHHGRGKLRTLAGDAGVLQAFKCFDSGGRFVDDLSRATKTGTVYGVDWVDVPDRDARTVSVRKQFGAGEVTRARKLEGLWWADGGAYVVSSYAREESPVQHDGQVWFYDPRRRTLTLKVLLGVNPDPGKDGAFDGPDNITVSPYGGLIIAEDGEGVQHLFGATDDGRTYPLARNELNIGTADKPEFSEFTGPVFSPDGHTLFANIQEPGIMLAITGPWKRHGRR encoded by the coding sequence ATGCCGCTCACCCGAAGAGACTTCGCCAAGCGTTCCGCCTTCGCCGGCGCGGGGGTCGCGCTGGCCGGCAGCGTCAGCGTGCTGGCCACCGCACCGGGCGCGCTCGGCGAGGAACTGCCGGACCCCGCCGCGGACGGCACGGCGGCGAGCCACGGCATCGGCTACGGGCCGCTCGTCCCCGACCCCGACGGTATCCTCGCCCTGCCCGCCGGGTTCTCGTACAAGATCATCACCCATTCCGGGGTCACCACCCTCGACAGCGGAGAGTCCACCCCGTCCAACCACGACGGCACCGGCGCCTTCGCGGGCCACCGCGGCACCACCCTCCTCGTCAACAACCACGAGCTGAAGGGCCCGCGCGCCAACTGGCCGCACCCGGTGCCGCTCACCGAAGGACTCGTCTACGACCCGGCGGCGTCCGGCGGCTGCACCGTCGTCGAGGTCGCCAAGGACGGCACCCCGGTCGGCGAGCGGGTCGGCATCGCCGGTACGTCCACCAACTGCGCGGGCGGCACCACCCCTTGGGGCACCTGGCTGACCGGCGAGGAGACCGAGGACCGGGCCGGCGAGCACGGCATGACCAAGGACCACGGCTACGTCTTCGAGGTCGACCCGTACGACCTCCGGGCCGGCCGCGACCCCCGGCCCGTCAAGGCGCTCGGCCGCTACGCCCACGAAGCCGTCGTCGTCGACCCCCGGCGCGGCCACCTCTACCTGACCGAGGACGCCGCCGGACCCAACGGCCTCTTCTACCGCTGGACCCCGCCGCACGGCTTCCACCACGGCCGCGGCAAGCTGCGCACCCTGGCCGGCGACGCCGGCGTGCTCCAGGCGTTCAAGTGCTTCGACTCCGGCGGCCGGTTCGTCGACGACCTCTCGCGCGCCACGAAGACCGGCACCGTCTACGGCGTCGACTGGGTCGACGTGCCCGACCGCGACGCCCGCACGGTCTCGGTGCGCAAGCAGTTCGGGGCCGGCGAGGTCACCCGCGCCCGCAAGCTGGAGGGCCTGTGGTGGGCCGACGGCGGCGCGTACGTCGTCTCCTCCTACGCCCGCGAGGAGAGCCCGGTCCAGCACGACGGGCAGGTGTGGTTCTACGACCCGCGGCGGCGGACCCTCACCCTGAAGGTCCTGCTCGGCGTCAACCCCGACCCCGGGAAGGACGGCGCGTTCGACGGCCCCGACAACATCACCGTCTCCCCCTACGGCGGGCTGATCATCGCCGAGGACGGCGAGGGCGTCCAGCACCTCTTCGGCGCCACCGACGACGGCCGCACCTACCCGCTGGCCCGCAACGAGCTCAACATCGGCACCGCCGACAAGCCGGAGTTCAGCGAGTTCACCGGCCCGGTCTTCTCCCCGGACGGACACACGCTGTTCGCCAACATCCAGGAGCCCGGCATCATGCTCGCCATCACCGGCCCCTGGAAGCGGCACGGCCGCCGCTAG
- a CDS encoding TerD family protein: protein MTPGSNLPLNAARVAVDVTAPVRLDVSGLLLAADGKVRSDADFVFYNQPAGPGVTHSAAPAGGDTITVDTAAVPDGIEKIVVTASLDAAGATFAGTEPTATVRNADDGSALASFTPPRLGTETALVVVEIYRRAGAWKVRAVGQGYADGLAGIATDFGVTVDEPAAPAAAPQAPPVPPAPPAPAEHWAPPAGAPAPVAPPPAAAPPAPPAPAAAPGTGKVNLDKGRVSLQKNQTVSLVKGGRPLLGSVRMGLGWEPAFRGKNIDLDASVIAYGPDRKKIDNCFFGKLMILGGAVQHSGDNLTGEGAGDDEAITVHLGGLPPEVTGLVFVVNSFSGQKFSDVAKAYCRLVDAQTGEELVRFDLTHAEPRTGVMMAKLIRQFSGEWEMTALGEFVDARTVRGMVKPGGQAL from the coding sequence ATGACTCCTGGCTCGAACCTCCCGCTCAACGCCGCGCGGGTGGCGGTGGACGTCACCGCCCCCGTGCGGCTGGACGTGTCGGGCCTGCTGCTCGCCGCCGACGGCAAGGTGCGCTCCGACGCCGACTTCGTCTTCTACAACCAGCCCGCCGGGCCGGGCGTGACGCACTCCGCGGCGCCCGCCGGCGGCGACACCATCACGGTGGACACCGCCGCGGTCCCCGACGGCATCGAGAAGATCGTGGTCACCGCGAGCCTGGACGCCGCCGGCGCGACCTTCGCCGGCACCGAGCCCACCGCCACGGTCCGCAACGCCGACGACGGCAGCGCCCTCGCCTCCTTCACCCCGCCACGGCTGGGCACCGAGACCGCGCTGGTGGTCGTCGAGATCTACCGGCGGGCCGGCGCCTGGAAGGTGCGCGCGGTCGGCCAGGGCTACGCCGACGGCCTCGCCGGGATCGCCACCGACTTCGGCGTGACCGTCGACGAACCGGCCGCCCCGGCCGCCGCCCCGCAGGCACCCCCGGTACCCCCCGCTCCCCCGGCACCCGCCGAGCACTGGGCGCCGCCGGCCGGCGCCCCGGCCCCGGTAGCCCCGCCGCCGGCCGCCGCTCCCCCGGCCCCGCCCGCACCGGCCGCCGCCCCCGGCACCGGCAAGGTCAACCTCGACAAGGGCCGGGTCAGCCTGCAGAAGAACCAGACCGTCTCGTTGGTCAAGGGCGGCCGGCCGCTGCTGGGCTCGGTCCGGATGGGCCTAGGCTGGGAGCCGGCCTTCCGCGGCAAGAACATCGACCTCGACGCCTCCGTCATCGCCTACGGCCCGGACCGCAAGAAGATCGACAACTGCTTCTTCGGCAAGCTGATGATCCTCGGCGGCGCCGTCCAGCACTCCGGCGACAACCTCACCGGCGAGGGCGCCGGCGACGACGAGGCGATCACCGTCCACCTCGGCGGCCTGCCGCCCGAGGTGACCGGCCTGGTCTTCGTCGTCAACTCCTTCTCCGGCCAGAAGTTCTCCGACGTCGCCAAGGCGTACTGCCGCCTGGTCGACGCGCAGACCGGCGAGGAACTGGTCCGCTTCGACCTCACCCACGCCGAGCCCCGTACGGGCGTGATGATGGCCAAGCTGATCCGCCAGTTCTCCGGCGAGTGGGAAATGACCGCGCTGGGCGAATTCGTCGACGCGCGGACGGTGCGCGGCATGGTCAAGCCGGGCGGCCAGGCGCTGTGA
- a CDS encoding GlsB/YeaQ/YmgE family stress response membrane protein produces MGIVSWLVLGLIAGIVAKVLLPGRDPGGIVGTTLIGIVGSFIGGWLSTKILHRPIPKDFGEPSMWIASIAGALVLLIAYRLLFGNSRERR; encoded by the coding sequence ATGGGCATCGTCAGCTGGCTCGTACTGGGGCTGATCGCGGGCATCGTCGCCAAGGTCCTGCTGCCGGGGCGGGACCCGGGCGGAATCGTCGGCACGACCCTGATCGGCATCGTGGGGTCCTTCATCGGCGGCTGGCTGTCGACCAAGATCCTGCACCGCCCGATACCGAAGGACTTCGGCGAGCCGTCCATGTGGATCGCCTCGATCGCCGGGGCGCTGGTCCTGCTGATCGCCTACCGGCTGCTCTTCGGCAACTCCCGCGAACGACGGTGA
- a CDS encoding NAD-dependent epimerase/dehydratase family protein translates to MTAPRTVLLTGAAGGLGTLMRELLPPHGYRLRLFDQRPVETTDGEPDAVTAELADKEALRAAVRGVDAIVHLAGISLEAPFEKILRANIEGTYQVYEAAREAGVRRVVFASSNHAVGFTPRPPDGSAAIPVDTPRRPDTYYGLSKGFGEDLASLYWDVHGIETVSVRIGSCFPVPTSVRMLSIWLSPADCARLLHAALTAPGVGHTVVYGSSANTRLWWDLSSARALGYEPQDDSEPYAAELLAAQGALDPADPAHAHLGGAFCTDPPQWPH, encoded by the coding sequence ATGACCGCACCCCGCACCGTCCTGCTCACCGGCGCCGCCGGCGGCCTCGGCACCCTGATGCGCGAACTGCTGCCGCCCCACGGCTACCGCTTGCGCCTCTTCGACCAGCGCCCCGTCGAGACCACGGACGGCGAACCGGACGCCGTCACCGCCGAGTTGGCCGACAAGGAGGCACTGCGCGCGGCCGTGCGCGGGGTCGACGCCATCGTCCACCTCGCCGGCATCTCGCTGGAGGCACCGTTCGAGAAGATCCTGCGCGCCAACATCGAGGGCACCTACCAGGTGTACGAGGCGGCGCGCGAGGCGGGCGTCCGCCGGGTCGTGTTCGCCTCCTCCAACCACGCCGTCGGCTTCACCCCGCGCCCCCCGGACGGCTCCGCCGCCATCCCGGTCGACACGCCCCGCCGCCCCGACACCTACTACGGCCTCTCCAAGGGCTTCGGCGAGGACCTCGCGTCGCTCTACTGGGACGTGCACGGCATCGAAACCGTCTCCGTCCGCATCGGCTCCTGCTTCCCGGTGCCGACCTCGGTGCGCATGCTGTCGATCTGGCTGAGCCCGGCCGACTGCGCCCGCCTGCTGCACGCCGCGCTCACCGCCCCCGGAGTCGGGCACACCGTCGTCTACGGCTCCTCCGCCAACACCCGCCTGTGGTGGGACCTGTCCTCCGCCCGCGCCCTGGGCTACGAGCCGCAGGACGACTCCGAGCCGTACGCCGCGGAACTCCTCGCGGCCCAGGGCGCACTGGACCCCGCCGATCCCGCGCACGCCCACCTCGGCGGCGCCTTCTGCACCGACCCGCCGCAGTGGCCGCACTGA
- a CDS encoding 5-dehydro-4-deoxyglucarate dehydratase, with protein MTAQPPPADAGRSPQLADRLDGLLFFPVTAYAPDGALNLTAFRAHVRAGIDAGAAAVFACCGTGEFHALTPEEFAACVTAAVAEADGRVPVVAGTGYGTALAARFARLAQDAGADGLLAMPPYLVTAGQEGLLRHYTALAAATALPVIVYQRDNAVFTPATVAALARTPGIIGLKDGLGDLDLLQRIISTVRTDAPDEDFLYFNGLPTAELTGPAYRGLGVRRYSSAVFAFAPDIAVAFHRALTTGDDDTVTRLLDGFYRPLVELRNQGRGYAVSLVKAGVRLRGPDVGEVRPPLSEPAPAHVEELAALIDHGLALLPEAPGAGA; from the coding sequence GTGACCGCACAGCCTCCCCCAGCTGACGCTGGGAGGTCCCCCCAACTCGCCGACCGTCTCGACGGACTGCTGTTCTTCCCCGTGACCGCGTACGCACCCGACGGCGCCCTGAACCTCACCGCGTTCCGCGCCCATGTGCGCGCCGGCATCGACGCGGGCGCGGCCGCGGTCTTCGCCTGCTGCGGCACCGGGGAGTTCCACGCGCTCACCCCCGAGGAGTTCGCCGCCTGCGTCACCGCCGCGGTGGCGGAGGCCGACGGCCGCGTCCCGGTCGTCGCCGGCACCGGCTACGGCACCGCGCTCGCCGCCCGGTTCGCCCGTCTCGCCCAGGACGCCGGCGCCGACGGGCTGCTCGCCATGCCGCCGTACCTCGTCACCGCGGGCCAGGAAGGACTCCTGCGGCACTACACCGCCCTCGCCGCCGCCACCGCCCTCCCCGTCATCGTCTACCAGCGCGACAACGCCGTCTTCACCCCGGCCACCGTCGCCGCCCTGGCCAGGACCCCCGGCATCATCGGTCTCAAGGACGGCCTGGGCGACCTCGACCTGCTGCAGCGCATCATCAGCACCGTCCGCACCGACGCCCCGGACGAGGACTTCCTCTACTTCAACGGTCTGCCCACCGCCGAACTCACCGGCCCCGCCTACCGGGGACTCGGCGTCCGCCGGTACTCCTCCGCCGTCTTCGCCTTCGCCCCCGACATCGCCGTCGCCTTCCACCGGGCGCTGACCACCGGCGACGACGACACCGTCACCCGGCTGCTGGACGGCTTCTACCGGCCGCTGGTCGAACTGCGCAACCAGGGCCGCGGCTACGCGGTCTCGCTGGTCAAGGCGGGCGTACGGCTGCGCGGGCCGGACGTCGGCGAGGTCCGGCCGCCGCTGAGCGAACCGGCCCCCGCGCACGTCGAGGAGCTGGCCGCGCTGATCGACCACGGCCTGGCCCTGCTGCCGGAGGCGCCCGGGGCCGGTGCCTGA
- a CDS encoding response regulator transcription factor, with protein sequence MSTTHDDGIGARPGGGTDDPSTGPRSPQALRIFLADDERMVRTALRTILGAEADMEVVGEAATGAEAVPLIRQLRPDVVLMDVRMPEIDGIRATEQVLAGTDRPPRIIVVTTFENDAYVYDALRVGASGFLLKRSGAEDLVQAVRLVARSDSLLFPAAVRRLAARHAGERAARDTVRGLRARLSEREQAVLRLMTAGLTNAEIAGRLGVGPATVKTHVAGVLAKLGVRDRTQAVIAAYECGFVRPG encoded by the coding sequence ATGAGCACGACGCACGACGACGGCATCGGTGCGCGTCCCGGCGGCGGGACGGACGATCCGTCCACCGGCCCCCGGTCCCCGCAGGCATTGCGGATCTTCCTCGCCGACGACGAGCGGATGGTGCGCACGGCACTGCGCACGATCCTGGGGGCCGAGGCCGACATGGAGGTCGTCGGTGAGGCGGCGACCGGCGCCGAGGCGGTGCCCCTGATCCGTCAACTGCGGCCGGACGTCGTGCTGATGGACGTACGGATGCCGGAGATCGACGGGATCCGCGCGACCGAGCAGGTGCTCGCCGGCACGGACCGGCCGCCGCGCATCATCGTCGTGACGACCTTCGAGAACGACGCGTACGTGTACGACGCGCTGCGGGTCGGGGCCAGCGGCTTCCTGCTCAAACGGTCCGGAGCGGAGGACCTGGTCCAGGCGGTACGGCTGGTGGCGCGCAGCGACTCGCTGCTGTTCCCGGCGGCGGTGCGCCGCCTGGCCGCCCGGCACGCCGGGGAGCGCGCCGCGCGGGACACCGTGCGGGGGCTGCGGGCCCGGCTGTCGGAACGGGAGCAGGCGGTGCTGCGGCTGATGACGGCCGGACTGACCAACGCCGAGATCGCCGGGCGGCTGGGCGTCGGACCGGCCACGGTGAAGACACATGTGGCGGGCGTACTGGCCAAGCTGGGGGTGCGGGACCGGACGCAGGCGGTCATCGCCGCGTACGAGTGCGGCTTCGTCCGGCCGGGGTGA